The proteins below come from a single Chlorogloeopsis sp. ULAP01 genomic window:
- a CDS encoding HigA family addiction module antitoxin, protein MSQNLTPARVPTPGKILSRELEARGWTQKDLAEIIGRPVQTINEIIRGTKQITPETAIELSQALGTSAEFWTNLEAKYRLHLAGKEKKQEEKEQSITRKSQLYTILPMSEIIKNGWIKKTDSIDSLEQQICNFFSIHSLDEIPKLSVNFRCSEHRIPEDISRIAWVKRVENLAKQQKIRSFDRTKLENAIPEILACAEKVENIVLIPKLLGDLGVHFVIVPHLSKTYLDGAAFYLESNPVIALTLRYDRIDSFWFTLLHELAHIVLGHKGSYLDNLDALEENEEEIEANQKAAEWLIHPQPYKDFIIRSKKVFSRKGIEEFAQTQSRHPGIILGRLQYDKLVPHKNLRVLLVKVSPFFQNSIDN, encoded by the coding sequence ATGAGCCAGAATTTAACACCAGCAAGAGTACCAACACCTGGAAAAATTTTAAGTCGAGAATTAGAAGCGCGTGGCTGGACGCAAAAAGATTTAGCTGAAATTATTGGTCGTCCAGTTCAAACTATCAACGAAATTATTCGGGGAACCAAGCAAATTACACCAGAAACCGCAATTGAATTGTCGCAAGCTTTGGGTACTTCTGCTGAGTTTTGGACAAACTTAGAAGCAAAATATCGGCTTCATCTAGCGGGAAAAGAAAAAAAGCAGGAGGAAAAGGAGCAAAGTATAACTCGTAAAAGTCAATTATATACAATTCTTCCCATGTCTGAAATAATCAAAAATGGGTGGATAAAAAAAACAGATTCTATTGATAGTCTAGAACAGCAAATATGCAATTTTTTCTCCATACACTCCTTAGATGAAATACCTAAGTTAAGTGTTAATTTTCGTTGTTCAGAACATAGAATACCAGAAGATATTTCTCGCATAGCTTGGGTAAAACGAGTTGAGAATCTAGCTAAACAACAGAAAATTAGAAGCTTTGACCGGACAAAATTAGAAAATGCCATACCAGAAATTCTTGCTTGTGCCGAAAAAGTAGAAAATATTGTGCTAATTCCTAAATTACTAGGAGATTTGGGTGTACATTTTGTAATTGTCCCGCATTTGAGTAAAACCTATTTAGATGGTGCAGCTTTTTATTTAGAGAGTAACCCAGTTATTGCACTGACACTAAGATATGACCGAATTGACTCATTTTGGTTTACTCTCCTGCATGAATTAGCACATATAGTTTTAGGCCATAAAGGCAGCTACTTAGACAATTTAGACGCTTTAGAAGAGAACGAAGAGGAAATAGAAGCGAATCAGAAAGCTGCTGAATGGTTAATACATCCTCAGCCATATAAGGATTTTATTATCAGGAGCAAAAAAGTCTTTTCTCGTAAAGGTATCGAAGAATTTGCTCAGACTCAAAGCAGGCATCCAGGTATAATTCTTGGTCGCTTGCAATATGACAAATTAGTTCCTCATAAAAATTTAAGAGTGTTATTAGTAAAAGTTAGCCCCTTTTTCCAAAATTCAATTGATAATTAG
- the cas12k gene encoding type V CRISPR-associated protein Cas12k (Type V-K CRISPR systems have also been known as with the large Cas12k protein, has also been known as type V-U5, and Cas12k as C2c5.), with translation MSVITIQCRLVAEEDTLRQLWELMAEKNTPLINELLAQVGKHPEFETWLEKGKIPTEFLKTLVNSLKTQERFAGQPGRFYTSVIALVDYVYKSWFALQKRRKRKIEGKERWLKILKSDEELEQESQLSLDVIRTKATELLIKFTPQSKHNNNQTKSKRTKKSAKLQKSSLFQILLNTYEQTQNPLTRCAIAYLLKNNCQISELDEDPEEFTRYKRKKEIEIQRLKDQLQSRVPKGRDVTGEEWFKILEIATANVPQNENEAKAWQAALLRKNAAVPFPVAYESNEDMTWLKNDKGRLFVRFNGLGKLTFEIYCDKRHLHYFKRFLEDQELKRNHKNQYSSSLFTLRSGRLAWSPGEEKGEPWKVNQLHLYCALDTRMWTIEGTQQVVDEKSTKITETLTKAKQKDDLNVQQQAFITRQQSTVDRINNPFPRPSKPNYQGQPSILVGVSFGLEKPVTLAVVDVVKNEVLAYRSVKQLLGKNYNLLNRQRQQQQRLFHERHKAQKRNAPNSFGESELGQYVDRLLADAIIAIAKTYQAGSIVIPKLCDVREQISSEIQSRAEKRCPGYKEAQQKYAKEYRMSVHRWSYGRLIEIIKSQGAKVGISTEIGTQPIRGSPQEKARDLATFAYQERQAALI, from the coding sequence ATGAGCGTGATTACAATTCAATGTCGCTTGGTTGCTGAAGAAGACACCCTCCGCCAACTGTGGGAACTGATGGCTGAAAAAAATACACCACTCATCAATGAATTATTAGCACAGGTAGGAAAACACCCAGAATTTGAAACCTGGCTAGAAAAAGGCAAAATACCTACCGAATTCCTCAAAACACTTGTTAACTCCCTCAAAACTCAAGAGCGTTTTGCTGGTCAACCTGGACGCTTTTACACCTCAGTGATCGCTCTAGTAGATTATGTATATAAATCCTGGTTCGCTTTACAGAAACGAAGAAAGCGCAAAATAGAAGGCAAAGAACGTTGGCTGAAAATCCTCAAAAGTGATGAAGAACTGGAACAAGAAAGCCAATTAAGCCTAGATGTAATTCGTACTAAAGCTACTGAACTTCTTATCAAATTTACCCCCCAGTCCAAGCATAATAACAACCAGACAAAGAGCAAAAGAACTAAAAAATCTGCAAAGTTACAAAAATCTTCACTGTTTCAAATTCTTTTAAACACTTACGAACAAACACAAAACCCTCTTACTCGTTGTGCGATCGCATATCTGCTGAAAAATAACTGTCAAATTAGTGAACTCGACGAAGATCCAGAAGAATTTACTAGATATAAACGCAAAAAAGAAATAGAAATTCAGCGATTAAAAGACCAGCTTCAAAGTCGTGTACCTAAAGGTAGAGATGTAACAGGAGAAGAGTGGTTCAAGATTTTAGAAATTGCTACAGCCAATGTACCCCAAAATGAAAATGAGGCAAAAGCTTGGCAAGCAGCACTTTTAAGAAAAAATGCTGCTGTCCCCTTTCCTGTTGCTTACGAATCTAACGAAGATATGACATGGTTAAAAAATGACAAAGGTCGTCTCTTTGTTCGGTTCAATGGCTTGGGAAAACTAACCTTTGAGATTTACTGTGATAAGCGTCATTTGCACTACTTTAAACGCTTCCTAGAAGATCAAGAACTCAAACGCAATCATAAAAACCAATACTCAAGCAGTTTGTTTACTCTGCGTTCAGGAAGGCTTGCTTGGTCACCAGGAGAAGAAAAAGGTGAACCTTGGAAAGTTAATCAACTACATCTTTACTGCGCTTTAGATACTCGGATGTGGACTATTGAAGGAACTCAACAAGTAGTTGATGAGAAAAGCACAAAAATAACCGAAACTTTAACAAAGGCAAAACAGAAAGATGACCTCAACGTTCAACAGCAAGCTTTTATAACTCGACAGCAATCAACAGTAGATCGGATTAATAACCCTTTCCCTCGTCCCAGCAAGCCTAATTATCAAGGTCAACCCTCAATCCTAGTTGGTGTTAGTTTTGGTCTAGAAAAGCCAGTAACACTAGCTGTAGTGGATGTTGTTAAAAATGAAGTTCTAGCTTATCGCAGTGTCAAACAACTACTGGGTAAAAACTACAACCTTCTCAACCGCCAGCGACAACAACAGCAACGCCTATTTCATGAACGTCACAAAGCCCAGAAACGGAATGCGCCAAATTCCTTTGGTGAATCTGAATTAGGTCAATACGTTGATAGATTGTTGGCAGATGCAATAATTGCGATCGCCAAAACCTATCAAGCAGGCAGCATAGTTATCCCAAAACTCTGTGATGTGCGTGAGCAAATCAGCAGTGAAATCCAATCCAGAGCAGAGAAAAGATGTCCTGGTTACAAGGAAGCCCAACAAAAATACGCCAAAGAATATCGTATGAGCGTTCATCGCTGGAGTTACGGCCGATTAATTGAGATTATTAAATCCCAAGGTGCAAAAGTTGGAATTTCTACTGAAATTGGTACACAGCCAATCAGAGGCAGTCCACAAGAAAAAGCGCGAGATTTAGCCACCTTTGCATACCAAGAACGTCAAGCCGCTTTAATTTAA
- the drmD gene encoding DISARM system SNF2-like helicase DrmD — protein MSVVTGQIVRVRSRQYLVEDVVAKPSVKEDTLVCLSCLEDDALGEQLEVLWEREVDAKIIGKTSWESIVNRGFDNPRLFSAYLHTLRWNCVTSTDPKLFQAPYRAGIEVKAYQLEPLRKALLMPRVGLFIADDVGLGKTIEAGLILREMLMRQKVRRVVISCPPSVVRQWQEEMESRFGLTFVIFDREFVASRRQERGYGINPWTTHSRFIISHALLRDETYAAPLRDWLGDFAGGSMLILDEAHNAAPASGAKYAVDSQLTRTVRDIAPRFEHKLFLSATPHNGHSNSFAALLEILDPQRFCRGVPVRDRKLLDTVMVRRLKQDLREIGEEFPERRVIPIVIDNLPEDAPELKLSRLLQEYRSLREERLKEASKSTQNAAMLVITSLQKRLLSSIEAFARTLKVHRAAIEKQAANPSASLRASRSGNAIENLPLLLEPPGADDERAELAEEEVQAEEDTQVTVATGQAASFGLSSRELEILEEMTDVANKARYQADPRVEKLVASIKQNICPDLGKTNAAWLEKRAIIFTEYTDTKRYLQQKLQEAIAGSDRERDRIDVFHGGIGEERREAIKNAFNSDPSRHPLRILIATDAAREGVNLQNNCADLFHFDVPWNPSRMEQRNGRIDRKLQRSPVVHCYYFVLAQRTEDKVLKVLVKKTETIQRELGTLSPVVQKNLSRLLEGGIRHNQVNSITASIEQADLPNLSIINEELEENRLRKEELTKELSQLQEMLKTSRDWLGLSDEHFRNAISASLEILGATPLAPVDSQEACQDSATARWTLPPLDQRADPTWANTLDTLRPPRKKGQKPWEWRREAAIRPVVFRDPGSLDGDVVHLHLEHRVVQRLLGRFLAQGFLHDELTRACVCLTDDPIPKVLALGRLSVYGQGASRLHDEVIAIAAEWSDPAARGRKKLQPLNEGEKDNVLALLEDSLASPRLQKASQTVKELLKQNATQDIADLIPHLERRANILAQRAEKKLTERGKKEAVEMKKILEQQQQRISQRKQEIEDTKAIQLSIPFAEFPAEEKRQLEADRRHWEKRLKALAEEINSEPVRIEASYEVRAVRVEPVGLIYLWPVSG, from the coding sequence ATGAGTGTTGTTACTGGGCAAATTGTGCGGGTGCGATCGCGGCAGTATCTTGTAGAAGATGTAGTGGCTAAACCTTCTGTGAAGGAAGACACTTTAGTTTGCCTCTCATGTTTAGAAGATGATGCGTTAGGGGAACAGTTAGAAGTTCTTTGGGAAAGGGAAGTTGACGCGAAAATCATAGGTAAAACTTCCTGGGAATCTATAGTAAACCGAGGTTTTGACAATCCCCGTTTATTTTCGGCTTATCTCCACACTCTACGGTGGAACTGCGTTACCTCAACTGACCCGAAACTTTTTCAAGCACCCTACAGAGCAGGTATTGAAGTCAAAGCTTACCAACTTGAACCGCTACGTAAGGCTTTGTTAATGCCGAGAGTTGGTTTGTTTATCGCTGATGATGTTGGTTTGGGGAAAACCATTGAAGCAGGGCTGATTTTAAGAGAAATGTTGATGCGGCAAAAAGTTCGCCGTGTCGTGATTTCCTGTCCGCCGTCAGTTGTACGGCAATGGCAAGAAGAAATGGAAAGCCGCTTCGGGCTAACTTTTGTGATTTTTGACCGTGAGTTTGTAGCTAGTCGTCGTCAAGAACGGGGTTATGGGATTAACCCTTGGACAACTCACAGCCGCTTCATTATTTCTCATGCTTTGTTACGCGATGAAACCTATGCTGCTCCTTTGCGTGATTGGTTAGGAGATTTTGCAGGCGGCTCAATGCTGATTCTTGATGAAGCACACAATGCCGCCCCAGCTAGTGGTGCAAAGTATGCTGTAGATTCTCAGTTAACACGCACTGTCCGCGATATAGCGCCCAGGTTTGAACATAAGCTGTTCCTTTCTGCTACTCCTCATAATGGTCATTCCAATAGTTTTGCAGCTTTATTAGAAATCCTCGATCCGCAACGGTTTTGTCGAGGTGTCCCTGTGCGCGATCGCAAGCTTCTGGACACAGTGATGGTACGGCGATTAAAGCAAGATTTACGGGAGATTGGCGAAGAGTTTCCTGAACGACGCGTAATTCCTATCGTCATAGATAATCTTCCAGAAGATGCACCCGAATTGAAACTGTCGCGGTTGCTGCAAGAATATCGCAGTCTGCGGGAAGAACGGCTGAAGGAAGCATCGAAGTCAACCCAAAATGCGGCGATGCTGGTAATCACTTCGCTGCAAAAGCGTCTATTGTCTTCCATCGAAGCTTTTGCACGAACTTTGAAAGTTCATCGTGCGGCGATTGAAAAGCAAGCTGCTAACCCTTCGGCTTCGCTCAGGGCTAGCCGTTCTGGAAACGCCATCGAAAATTTACCTTTGCTGTTAGAACCCCCTGGTGCTGACGATGAACGCGCGGAACTAGCAGAAGAAGAAGTACAAGCAGAAGAAGATACTCAGGTAACGGTTGCTACTGGACAGGCTGCAAGCTTTGGGTTAAGCAGTAGGGAATTGGAAATCTTAGAAGAGATGACCGATGTAGCAAACAAAGCTAGATATCAAGCAGACCCACGAGTTGAAAAATTAGTGGCATCGATTAAACAAAATATCTGCCCTGATTTGGGTAAAACTAATGCTGCTTGGTTAGAGAAGCGAGCCATTATATTTACGGAATACACAGATACTAAACGCTACCTACAGCAAAAACTCCAAGAAGCGATCGCAGGCTCAGACAGAGAACGCGATCGCATCGATGTGTTTCATGGTGGCATTGGTGAAGAACGCCGGGAAGCCATTAAAAATGCTTTTAACTCCGACCCATCGCGTCACCCTCTCCGCATTCTCATAGCCACGGATGCAGCGCGGGAAGGGGTAAACCTGCAAAACAATTGCGCTGACTTATTCCATTTTGATGTGCCTTGGAACCCGTCGAGAATGGAACAGCGCAACGGTCGTATTGACAGGAAATTACAGCGATCGCCTGTTGTTCACTGCTACTACTTTGTTTTAGCGCAACGGACAGAGGACAAAGTATTGAAAGTGCTGGTGAAGAAGACCGAAACAATTCAAAGGGAATTGGGGACGCTTTCGCCAGTTGTGCAGAAGAATTTATCGCGGTTGCTGGAAGGTGGTATTCGCCACAATCAGGTAAATAGTATAACTGCATCCATCGAACAAGCTGATTTACCTAACTTATCAATCATTAACGAGGAACTCGAAGAAAATCGACTGCGGAAGGAAGAATTAACCAAGGAATTATCTCAGTTGCAAGAGATGTTGAAAACCTCGCGGGATTGGTTGGGACTGAGTGATGAACACTTCCGCAATGCTATTTCCGCCTCTTTGGAAATTCTCGGTGCAACTCCTCTGGCCCCAGTTGATAGTCAAGAAGCTTGTCAAGATTCGGCTACTGCACGCTGGACGCTTCCACCCCTTGACCAACGCGCAGACCCGACGTGGGCGAATACTCTTGATACCTTAAGACCGCCACGCAAGAAAGGACAAAAGCCTTGGGAATGGCGAAGGGAAGCAGCGATTCGTCCAGTGGTATTTCGTGACCCTGGTTCATTGGATGGGGATGTAGTTCACCTGCATTTAGAACATCGGGTTGTACAGCGTCTTTTAGGGAGATTTTTAGCGCAAGGGTTTTTACATGATGAATTAACTCGCGCTTGCGTTTGTCTAACTGATGACCCAATTCCTAAAGTTCTCGCCTTGGGACGGTTATCGGTTTACGGACAGGGTGCGTCACGGCTGCATGACGAAGTAATTGCGATCGCGGCGGAATGGTCAGACCCAGCCGCTAGGGGACGCAAGAAACTACAACCGTTAAACGAAGGGGAGAAAGACAACGTACTGGCTTTATTGGAAGATTCTTTAGCTTCCCCTCGTTTGCAAAAAGCATCTCAGACGGTTAAAGAACTGCTGAAACAGAATGCTACTCAAGATATTGCTGATTTGATTCCCCATTTAGAACGTCGTGCCAATATTTTGGCTCAAAGGGCTGAGAAAAAGTTAACCGAACGGGGCAAAAAAGAAGCTGTGGAGATGAAAAAAATTCTCGAACAGCAGCAGCAGCGTATTAGCCAACGTAAGCAGGAAATTGAAGATACCAAAGCTATCCAGCTATCGATTCCGTTTGCAGAGTTCCCAGCCGAGGAAAAACGGCAGTTAGAAGCAGACCGCCGCCATTGGGAAAAGCGATTGAAAGCACTGGCTGAAGAGATTAATTCAGAACCTGTCCGAATTGAAGCTTCCTACGAAGTGCGGGCGGTGCGAGTTGAACCTGTGGGATTGATTTATTTGTGGCCAGTTTCGGGTTGA
- a CDS encoding DNA methyltransferase has protein sequence MVKDREIQAHKEWLGFLQPVGLVVSPTALNNAQMSVNRNVVELQQRLSEIVSRDSSDDGSNNTCVISDFPTFTVEILGWQPTDLVESPEDLAVSLPEYGETLQPTYAVPDPDNGGWLMLVQVISPGTDLDRVSENIKSTGWHASPQAKFERLLREKEIPVGILCNGTELRLVYAPRGESSGHLTFPVQAMCEVSGRLILGAMQMLLEEQRVFNAPTDRRLVALLQNSRKYQNEVSTKLSEQVLDALWELLRGFQAANDHAKGILLDDIAQNDPQHIYGGLITVLLRLVFLLYAEDEGLMPQGSIYTRNYSVTGLYERLREDAGIYPDTMEQRYGAWAWLLSLFRLVYDGGCHADLYLPARHGQLFDPDEYAFLEGRSRHTTYKEWELIEPPRISDGVIHKVLQGLLVLDGERLSYRSLDVEQIGSVYSAIMGYEVNNATSKSIGVWSKPKGAKTSVTVVVSVDEVLNTKANDRAKYLKEVAGCEISGKSLTELKQAKTTEDLIAALGRKISPQTPALLATGSLYLQPGEEPRRSGTHYTPRALTEPIVKETLRPVLEALGERPTPEQILALKVCDLAVGSAAFLVETCRQLAEKLVEAWNQHGMISEVPSDEEPLLYARRLVAQRCLYGVDKNPFAVNLAKLSLWLVTLAKKHPFTFLDHALKCGDSLVGLTRDQLVKFNWEKDTTYDDKELPLFNEQIKKVKFNRDEIQSLGDDNYDTKRAFYQATEELLHDARLKGDLVIASFFAAEKDKARKEERDGLFQKYFKWRRNPDESAEALSISKQLRQADKSVKPFNWEIEFPEVFDRENPGFDAIIGNPPFAGKNTAINAHADGYMDWLKVVNPESHGNSDLVAHFYRRAFALLRKSGCFGLIATNTIAQGDTRSTGLRYICENGGTIYNAQKRLKWPGLAAVVVSVVHVIKQEHTKIKQESQGINSPSQSGNPLKRIDENIGENSSQFQPTSAIRPEIDFRAGVDANQNNKLLQPMLDGKKVDFISAFLFKSGGNNNPAVLLANADKSFQGSIVLGMGFTFDDSNPDATSIAEMHRLIEENPKNQERIFPYIGGEEVNSSPTHEHHRYVINFFDMSEDEAWEYPNLMQLVKEKVKPERDTQKRDALRIRWWQYAEKRPGLVKAIASLERVLVISRVGQHGSFTFLPSNIVFSEGLVVFADQRYSFLGILQSRIHEIWARFLGSSMKDDLRYTPSDCFETFPFHENWETNPTLEAIGKEYYEYRAALMVRNNQGLTDTYNRFHDPDEYDPEILKLRELHTAMDKAVLDAYGWSDIPTDCDFILDYVDAEAASRRVEEEDTENSSGRQKKKPWRYRWREEIHDEVLARLLDLNQKRAEAEILGGKAANKSKGKGVQAKRKRKNEHERVTIPGMKVD, from the coding sequence GTGGTTAAGGATAGGGAAATTCAAGCGCATAAGGAATGGTTGGGCTTCCTTCAGCCAGTGGGGTTGGTAGTATCGCCAACGGCGTTAAATAATGCCCAAATGTCGGTAAATCGCAACGTTGTTGAGTTACAGCAACGGTTAAGCGAAATAGTCAGCCGAGATTCTTCCGATGACGGCAGCAACAACACCTGCGTAATTTCTGACTTTCCCACCTTCACAGTTGAAATTCTGGGTTGGCAACCGACAGATTTAGTCGAGAGTCCAGAGGATTTGGCGGTATCGCTACCAGAATACGGTGAAACCTTACAACCAACCTATGCCGTACCTGACCCGGATAATGGTGGTTGGTTGATGCTGGTACAGGTCATTTCCCCTGGTACTGACCTTGATAGAGTCAGCGAGAATATCAAATCTACAGGATGGCACGCCAGCCCCCAGGCGAAGTTTGAGCGACTGTTGCGGGAGAAAGAAATTCCTGTAGGTATTTTGTGTAATGGTACAGAATTACGTTTGGTATATGCCCCACGCGGTGAATCTTCTGGACACCTGACCTTTCCGGTACAGGCGATGTGCGAAGTATCGGGACGGTTGATTTTGGGTGCAATGCAGATGTTGTTGGAAGAACAGCGAGTGTTCAATGCGCCAACAGACCGCCGTTTAGTAGCCTTGCTGCAAAATAGCCGCAAGTACCAAAACGAAGTTTCTACCAAGTTATCAGAACAGGTACTTGATGCACTGTGGGAATTACTGCGGGGTTTTCAAGCTGCGAATGACCATGCTAAAGGAATCTTGCTTGATGACATTGCCCAAAACGACCCCCAACATATCTACGGTGGATTAATTACAGTTTTGCTGCGGTTGGTGTTTCTGCTGTATGCGGAAGATGAGGGTTTAATGCCGCAAGGTTCGATTTACACGCGCAACTATTCGGTAACTGGACTTTATGAGAGATTGCGCGAGGATGCAGGTATTTATCCTGACACAATGGAACAGCGTTATGGTGCTTGGGCGTGGTTACTCAGTCTTTTTCGCTTAGTTTACGATGGCGGCTGTCATGCTGACTTATATTTGCCAGCACGTCACGGACAGCTTTTTGACCCGGATGAGTACGCATTTTTAGAAGGTCGTTCTCGCCATACTACCTATAAAGAATGGGAGTTGATTGAACCGCCACGCATTTCTGATGGAGTCATTCACAAAGTATTGCAAGGTTTACTCGTTCTTGATGGTGAACGTTTGTCATACCGTTCTCTAGATGTGGAACAAATTGGGTCAGTGTACTCCGCGATAATGGGCTATGAGGTCAATAATGCTACTTCAAAATCAATTGGTGTATGGAGTAAACCCAAGGGTGCGAAAACCTCTGTAACTGTCGTTGTTAGCGTCGATGAGGTTTTAAACACCAAAGCCAATGACAGAGCGAAATATTTAAAAGAAGTTGCAGGTTGTGAAATTTCTGGTAAATCACTGACTGAGCTAAAGCAAGCGAAAACCACCGAGGATTTAATTGCAGCTTTAGGACGGAAGATATCGCCGCAAACACCCGCTTTACTGGCTACTGGTTCATTGTACTTGCAACCAGGGGAAGAACCGCGACGCAGTGGTACTCATTATACGCCCCGTGCGTTGACAGAACCGATTGTTAAAGAAACCCTCAGACCTGTATTAGAAGCGTTGGGCGAACGTCCTACACCAGAGCAAATTTTAGCTTTGAAGGTCTGCGATTTAGCCGTAGGATCAGCCGCGTTCTTGGTAGAAACTTGTCGTCAGTTGGCAGAAAAATTGGTGGAAGCTTGGAATCAGCATGGCATGATTTCCGAGGTTCCATCGGATGAAGAACCATTACTGTATGCGCGGCGTTTGGTGGCGCAGCGTTGTTTGTATGGTGTAGATAAAAACCCCTTTGCGGTGAATTTGGCGAAGTTATCTTTGTGGTTGGTAACTTTAGCAAAAAAGCATCCTTTTACATTTTTAGATCATGCTTTGAAATGCGGTGATTCATTGGTAGGTTTAACCCGTGACCAACTTGTTAAGTTTAACTGGGAAAAAGATACTACCTATGATGATAAAGAATTACCTTTATTTAATGAACAGATAAAAAAAGTTAAATTTAACCGTGATGAAATTCAAAGTTTAGGTGACGATAATTACGATACGAAGCGTGCTTTTTATCAAGCAACGGAGGAATTATTACATGATGCTCGTCTTAAAGGTGATTTAGTGATTGCTTCTTTCTTTGCTGCGGAGAAAGATAAAGCTAGGAAAGAGGAGAGAGATGGATTATTTCAGAAGTATTTTAAATGGCGGCGAAATCCAGATGAGAGTGCAGAGGCTTTAAGTATTAGTAAACAATTACGCCAAGCAGATAAATCTGTGAAGCCGTTTAATTGGGAGATTGAATTTCCAGAGGTATTTGATAGAGAAAATCCAGGGTTTGATGCAATTATAGGTAATCCACCATTTGCGGGTAAGAATACAGCAATAAATGCCCATGCGGATGGATATATGGATTGGTTGAAAGTGGTTAACCCAGAATCACATGGTAATTCTGATTTAGTCGCTCACTTTTACCGCAGGGCATTTGCACTTTTACGAAAATCCGGTTGTTTTGGTTTGATTGCTACAAATACTATTGCTCAAGGTGACACTCGTAGCACTGGATTGAGATATATCTGTGAGAATGGCGGTACTATTTACAATGCTCAAAAGCGGTTAAAGTGGCCAGGTTTAGCCGCCGTTGTTGTGAGTGTGGTTCATGTTATTAAACAAGAACATACAAAAATTAAACAAGAAAGCCAGGGAATCAATTCCCCGTCTCAAAGCGGAAATCCTCTGAAGAGGATTGATGAAAATATTGGTGAAAATTCTAGTCAGTTTCAACCGACTTCTGCTATTAGACCGGAAATTGATTTCCGGGCGGGTGTGGATGCTAATCAAAATAATAAACTTTTACAACCAATGCTCGACGGCAAAAAAGTTGATTTCATCTCAGCATTTTTATTTAAGTCTGGTGGTAATAACAACCCTGCTGTATTGTTAGCGAATGCTGATAAAAGTTTTCAAGGTAGCATCGTGTTGGGTATGGGTTTTACATTTGATGATTCCAACCCAGACGCTACATCTATTGCAGAAATGCACCGTTTGATTGAGGAAAACCCTAAAAATCAAGAGCGAATTTTTCCTTATATCGGTGGGGAAGAGGTTAACTCTAGTCCGACTCATGAACATCATCGGTATGTGATTAACTTTTTTGATATGAGCGAAGATGAAGCATGGGAATATCCTAATTTGATGCAGCTCGTTAAGGAAAAAGTTAAGCCTGAACGGGATACACAAAAAAGAGATGCTCTCCGTATTAGATGGTGGCAATATGCAGAGAAACGACCTGGTTTAGTGAAAGCGATCGCATCTCTCGAACGTGTGTTAGTTATTTCTCGTGTTGGTCAACATGGTTCATTTACATTTTTACCTTCTAACATTGTTTTTTCTGAAGGTTTAGTAGTGTTTGCAGACCAACGATATTCATTCTTAGGTATACTTCAATCTCGCATTCACGAAATTTGGGCAAGATTTTTAGGTTCATCCATGAAAGATGACCTCCGCTATACTCCCTCCGATTGTTTTGAAACCTTCCCCTTCCACGAAAATTGGGAAACAAACCCCACCCTAGAAGCCATAGGCAAAGAATACTACGAATACCGCGCCGCCTTAATGGTTCGCAACAACCAAGGACTCACCGACACCTACAACCGCTTCCACGACCCCGACGAATACGACCCCGAAATCCTCAAACTCCGCGAACTCCACACCGCAATGGATAAAGCCGTCCTTGACGCTTACGGCTGGTCAGATATCCCCACCGACTGCGATTTTATTCTCGACTACGTAGACGCGGAAGCGGCTTCCCGAAGGGTAGAGGAAGAAGACACAGAAAACAGCAGTGGACGACAAAAGAAAAAACCCTGGCGTTATCGTTGGCGCGAAGAAATTCATGATGAAGTTTTAGCACGCTTGCTTGATTTAAATCAAAAACGCGCCGAAGCAGAAATTCTAGGCGGTAAGGCTGCGAATAAGAGTAAGGGGAAAGGAGTACAGGCTAAAAGAAAGCGTAAAAATGAACATGAACGGGTAACTATTCCAGGGATGAAGGTAGATTAA
- the tnpA gene encoding IS200/IS605 family transposase — protein MTLWRLYYHLVWTTKNRQPLITSNKEQHLYNYILGKAQVLNCQIHAIDGIEDHIHVVVTIPPSLAVSEFVKKIKGSSSHHLNHSPNASSDKFAWQEGYGVFSLGYKQLKDVVIYVQNQKIHHSQLTTHPYLEPKNTEN, from the coding sequence ATGACCTTGTGGCGGCTATATTATCATTTGGTATGGACAACAAAAAATCGTCAACCACTCATCACATCAAATAAAGAACAGCACCTTTATAATTATATTCTTGGCAAGGCACAAGTATTAAATTGTCAAATTCATGCAATTGACGGTATTGAAGACCACATTCATGTTGTTGTTACTATTCCACCAAGTTTGGCAGTTTCGGAATTTGTCAAGAAAATCAAAGGAAGTAGTTCTCATCATCTAAATCATAGTCCTAATGCTTCATCTGATAAATTCGCTTGGCAAGAAGGATATGGTGTTTTTTCTCTAGGCTATAAGCAGCTTAAAGATGTAGTTATCTATGTACAAAATCAAAAAATTCATCATTCTCAACTAACGACACATCCTTATTTAGAGCCAAAGAACACCGAGAACTAA